One Nitrospirota bacterium genomic window, CGGGCCCCCACGGGTTCAGTGAGATGCTCTATGCCTATAGTTCGATGGGGAATAATAACGGCAGCGCGTTCGGCGGACTGAATGTCAACACACCCTTCTACAACCTCACTGGCGGGATCGCAATGCTGATCTCCCGCTTCTGGTTGGCGATTCCCACGTTGGCCTTGGCCGGCGCGCTGGCGAGGAAGAAACTTGTGCCGGCCGGCCCCGGAACCCTGCCGACCCATACGCCGCTGTTTGTCGTGCTGCTGATCGGTGTCGTCGTGCTGGTGGGAGCCCTTACCTTCGTGCCTGCACTGGCCTTGGGTCCAATCATAGAACATATCCTGATGGTGAGCCGATAACAGCGCTGGAGTGGAGGATTTTGAGATGACAACGCAAGATAAGAGAAGGCCATTGTTCGATCCTAGGATTATGCGACGAGCGCTGCTG contains:
- a CDS encoding potassium-transporting ATPase subunit KdpA; translated protein: IEPYEMKMASLLILIMPMVVLGFTAVASVTGAGTSSILNPGPHGFSEMLYAYSSMGNNNGSAFGGLNVNTPFYNLTGGIAMLISRFWLAIPTLALAGALARKKLVPAGPGTLPTHTPLFVVLLIGVVVLVGALTFVPALALGPIIEHILMVSR